In a single window of the Streptomyces sp. NBC_00353 genome:
- a CDS encoding helix-turn-helix domain-containing protein produces the protein MSEPRSAPTVGQVVLGKRLQDLRERVGLSRDQAAKVLRVAPATIRRMETAEVALKIPYVQLLLKAYGIADGEADSFVELAEEANKPGWWQRFHDVLPDWFSMYVSLEGAASLLRMYEPHFVPGLLQTEDYARSVMRTGAVGQTRPEDIEGHVALRMERQALLTRPDAPKLWVVMDETVLRRPVGSADAMREQTDRLLQATEMPNVTLQIAEFATGHHPGTYGPFVLFRFAVPELPDMVYSEYLTGAVYFDARPEVASYLEVMDRMAAQAATAQRTKEILRDFRKEL, from the coding sequence GTGAGCGAACCGCGGTCCGCCCCGACCGTGGGTCAGGTCGTTCTCGGCAAGCGCCTGCAGGACCTGCGGGAGCGTGTCGGCCTGAGCCGTGACCAGGCTGCCAAGGTGCTGCGGGTCGCTCCTGCGACGATTCGCAGGATGGAGACCGCAGAGGTCGCTCTCAAGATCCCCTATGTGCAACTGCTCCTGAAGGCCTACGGGATCGCCGACGGCGAGGCCGACTCCTTCGTCGAGCTCGCCGAGGAGGCGAACAAGCCGGGCTGGTGGCAGCGGTTCCACGACGTCCTGCCCGACTGGTTCAGCATGTACGTCAGCCTGGAGGGCGCCGCAAGCCTCCTGCGCATGTACGAACCGCACTTCGTCCCCGGACTCCTGCAGACCGAGGACTACGCACGTTCGGTGATGCGTACCGGCGCCGTCGGCCAGACCCGGCCCGAGGACATCGAGGGCCATGTGGCGCTGCGGATGGAGCGGCAGGCACTGCTGACACGCCCGGACGCCCCGAAGCTGTGGGTGGTGATGGACGAGACGGTCCTGCGCCGTCCCGTCGGCAGCGCCGATGCCATGCGCGAGCAGACCGACCGGCTGCTCCAGGCGACCGAAATGCCCAATGTGACGCTGCAGATCGCGGAGTTCGCCACCGGCCACCACCCCGGCACCTATGGCCCGTTCGTCCTCTTCCGTTTCGCCGTCCCCGAACTGCCCGACATGGTGTACAGCGAGTACCTGACCGGCGCCGTCTACTTCGACGCGCGCCCCGAGGTGGCCTCCTACCTCGAAGTCATGGACCGCATGGCGGCTCAGGCCGCAACTGCACAACGCACGAAGGAAATCCTCCGGGACTTCCGCAAGGAGCTGTGA
- a CDS encoding ATP-binding protein → MAPGSALIPRHVDLSPGTEALRYCFALPAHPESVAGARRLTRARLDEWRLDADAHDAAVLIVSELVTNAVVHTASARVVCELHRLDRRLRIAVQDQGHQPGGPKLRRTADDEHGRGLLLVDAMSSAWGSRDAGDGSGRIVWAELPYGTEQSC, encoded by the coding sequence GTGGCACCTGGCAGTGCGCTCATCCCCCGGCACGTCGACCTCAGCCCCGGGACGGAAGCGCTCCGGTACTGCTTCGCGTTGCCCGCCCACCCGGAATCGGTGGCCGGTGCGCGGCGGCTGACGCGGGCCCGGCTGGACGAGTGGCGGCTGGACGCGGATGCACACGACGCGGCGGTCCTGATCGTCTCGGAACTGGTCACCAATGCGGTGGTGCACACCGCGAGCGCTCGCGTCGTGTGCGAGCTGCACCGCCTCGACAGACGGCTGCGCATAGCCGTACAGGATCAAGGACACCAGCCCGGTGGCCCGAAGCTGCGCCGCACCGCCGACGACGAACACGGACGCGGCCTGCTGCTCGTCGACGCGATGAGCAGCGCCTGGGGGTCCCGCGACGCCGGGGACGGCTCGGGCCGCATCGTCTGGGCAGAACTGCCGTACGGCACGGAGCAGTCATGTTGA
- a CDS encoding DUF4132 domain-containing protein, which yields MRRWEYVEGSASKFWETGADGAVVTVRYGRCGSDGRTQSKEYASADAARDQVLRTIAEKERKGYREVGRATVAAETSEQALTQAADAADATVGALPDEDTFELPAAWRRQLHPRRGGVRRSAGKASQEALDAVERRLSEERGWIAELLAAPSSDDRLVESARAHLAGSPDPVGAAVLAAVVGLHPLTQAAWADSWTEAYGLPFAARAAVELFTVEAHWIQKGTRRYDPWLEALTGPRNGYWTGARRPAADRIRALLANADEEAYRSTVAALAGCRDDTVRRIVVSYLVPSETEWAAELCANPQVIAESDQTLRSMVFCSLNSSEQVGELAERPGVGWSVALIGTVAEGIGTAVAPLLAGRMSDRYNTDYLKLIANALVELPSDEAFGLLLTHSDAKHVRAALFKAAHRYPVRALRLLAAAVRDGSGPGSAESTRLLLAGHIGAHRELVETVLPTLDADLAALVDPLLNPVGRVADASSRTLPELLVSPPWSRPRKPTRTTVVDGLTAEAEPGIAWLPGEKEKWASCRTWHNREREHTHGEAKYWEEQAASYAATETLTSLQPAWMFLHGPEETVRPWLGKWAPDDLWDAEETLKPVAARFGLDALPVLLRAAPHQPGSLASLFLPYVDVAVARHMADWSIRLKSVATTARSWFVRHGATAAAYLVPDAVGKAGAGRRAAEQALLQIAAVHGDAVVREAAAGYGAGAAGVIDELLSADPLERALPARMPVVPAWAEPALLPQIRVRTGGALPEESVRHALMLLALSRPGETYPGVAVLRETAEPESLAAFAWALFEQWRLSGMPAKESWALHALGLLGDDGTVRSLTPVIRAWPGEGAHHRAVEGLDVLAAIGTDVALLHLHGISQRVKFKALKVRAQEKIAEVASGLGLTGEQLSDRLVPDFGLDAGGSTVVDYGTRRFTVGFDEQLRPYVLDGDGKRRKDLPMPGARDDAELAPAERKRFMALKKDVRTVASDQVRRLEAAMVAQRSWTTAEFRELFLRHPLLWHLVRRLVWLSETDGVTTAFRVAEDRTFANAEDDPFEPADGAAVRIAHPMALGEELDDWSEVFADYEILQPFPQLGRAVFRLADEDAHGYRLTRFEGLKVPTGKVLGLERRGWERGVPQDAGVERWISKQLADNVCLVIALDSGIAVGVVDMFPDQTLETVWLDDQPNDHYPLRTYPLRFADLDPVTVSELLADLTELTEGVAS from the coding sequence GTGCGGCGCTGGGAGTACGTCGAGGGCAGTGCATCGAAGTTCTGGGAGACCGGGGCCGACGGCGCCGTGGTGACGGTGCGGTACGGGCGGTGCGGAAGCGACGGGCGCACGCAGAGCAAGGAGTACGCGTCGGCGGACGCCGCGCGGGATCAGGTCCTCAGGACGATCGCGGAGAAGGAGCGCAAGGGCTACCGGGAGGTGGGCCGGGCCACGGTGGCCGCCGAAACGTCCGAACAAGCCCTCACGCAGGCCGCCGATGCTGCCGACGCGACTGTGGGTGCGCTGCCCGACGAGGACACCTTCGAGCTGCCGGCCGCCTGGCGGCGCCAGCTGCACCCGCGGCGCGGCGGTGTGCGGCGCTCTGCGGGCAAGGCCTCACAGGAAGCGCTGGACGCGGTGGAGCGCAGGCTCTCCGAGGAGCGTGGGTGGATCGCCGAGCTTCTGGCGGCTCCGAGCAGCGACGACCGGCTCGTCGAGTCCGCCCGGGCGCATCTGGCGGGCAGTCCCGATCCCGTCGGGGCGGCGGTCCTCGCCGCCGTGGTCGGCCTCCACCCGTTGACACAGGCGGCATGGGCGGACAGCTGGACCGAGGCGTACGGGCTGCCGTTCGCCGCCCGGGCCGCCGTGGAGCTCTTCACCGTCGAGGCGCACTGGATCCAGAAAGGAACGCGGCGGTACGACCCGTGGCTCGAGGCCCTCACGGGCCCCCGCAACGGGTACTGGACGGGGGCGCGCCGGCCGGCTGCCGACCGGATCCGCGCCCTGCTCGCGAACGCCGACGAGGAGGCCTACCGGTCGACGGTCGCCGCGCTCGCCGGGTGCCGCGACGATACGGTGCGCCGGATCGTCGTGTCGTACCTGGTGCCGAGCGAGACGGAGTGGGCGGCCGAGCTCTGTGCGAACCCGCAGGTGATCGCGGAGAGCGACCAGACCCTGCGCTCCATGGTGTTCTGCTCGCTCAACTCGTCCGAGCAGGTCGGCGAGCTCGCGGAGCGGCCCGGCGTCGGCTGGTCGGTCGCACTGATCGGGACGGTCGCGGAGGGCATCGGAACGGCGGTCGCCCCGCTGCTGGCGGGCCGCATGAGCGACCGTTACAACACCGACTATCTGAAGTTGATCGCGAACGCCCTCGTGGAGCTCCCGTCGGACGAGGCCTTCGGTCTTCTCCTCACCCACTCGGACGCGAAGCATGTCCGGGCCGCGCTGTTCAAGGCCGCGCACCGCTACCCGGTACGCGCGCTGAGACTGCTCGCCGCAGCCGTGCGCGACGGTTCGGGACCGGGCTCCGCCGAGTCGACCCGGCTGCTGCTCGCCGGACACATCGGCGCCCATCGCGAGCTGGTGGAGACGGTGCTCCCCACGCTCGACGCCGACCTGGCCGCGCTGGTCGATCCGCTGCTCAACCCCGTCGGCCGGGTCGCCGACGCCTCCTCCCGGACGCTGCCGGAACTGCTGGTCTCCCCTCCGTGGTCCCGTCCGCGCAAGCCCACCCGCACGACGGTCGTCGACGGGCTGACGGCCGAGGCCGAACCGGGCATCGCCTGGCTGCCGGGCGAGAAGGAGAAGTGGGCTTCCTGCCGCACCTGGCACAACCGCGAGCGTGAGCACACGCACGGCGAGGCGAAGTACTGGGAGGAGCAGGCGGCTTCGTACGCGGCGACGGAGACGCTGACCAGCCTCCAGCCGGCCTGGATGTTCCTGCACGGCCCCGAGGAGACGGTCCGGCCGTGGCTCGGCAAATGGGCCCCGGACGATCTGTGGGACGCCGAGGAGACACTCAAGCCGGTCGCCGCCCGCTTCGGGCTCGACGCACTGCCGGTGCTGCTCCGTGCGGCACCCCACCAGCCGGGTTCGCTCGCCTCGCTGTTCCTGCCGTACGTGGATGTTGCGGTGGCGCGGCACATGGCGGACTGGTCGATACGGCTCAAGTCGGTTGCAACGACGGCCCGTTCCTGGTTCGTCCGGCACGGCGCCACGGCGGCCGCCTACCTGGTGCCGGACGCGGTCGGCAAGGCCGGGGCCGGTCGTCGTGCCGCCGAGCAGGCCCTGCTGCAGATCGCCGCGGTCCACGGCGACGCGGTGGTGCGGGAGGCCGCCGCCGGATACGGCGCCGGGGCGGCAGGCGTGATCGACGAGCTGTTGTCGGCCGACCCGCTGGAGCGGGCGCTGCCCGCCAGGATGCCCGTCGTGCCCGCGTGGGCGGAGCCGGCCCTGCTACCGCAGATCCGGGTCAGGACCGGCGGCGCGCTGCCGGAGGAGTCCGTCCGGCATGCCCTGATGCTCCTGGCGCTGTCCCGGCCCGGGGAGACCTATCCGGGGGTGGCCGTCCTCAGGGAGACGGCGGAGCCGGAGTCGCTCGCCGCGTTCGCCTGGGCGCTGTTCGAGCAGTGGCGGCTGTCCGGGATGCCCGCCAAGGAGTCCTGGGCGCTGCACGCTCTCGGGCTGCTCGGCGACGACGGAACGGTACGGAGTCTCACACCGGTCATCAGGGCCTGGCCCGGCGAGGGCGCACATCACCGGGCGGTCGAGGGTCTCGATGTGCTGGCGGCCATCGGCACCGATGTGGCGCTGCTGCATCTGCACGGCATCTCGCAGCGCGTGAAGTTCAAGGCGCTGAAGGTACGGGCCCAGGAGAAGATCGCCGAGGTGGCCTCGGGGCTGGGGCTGACCGGCGAGCAGCTCTCCGACCGGCTGGTGCCCGACTTCGGGCTGGACGCCGGGGGTTCGACGGTCGTCGACTACGGCACCCGCCGTTTCACCGTCGGCTTCGACGAACAGCTGCGGCCGTATGTGCTGGACGGTGACGGCAAGCGCCGCAAGGATCTGCCGATGCCGGGTGCGCGGGACGACGCGGAGCTGGCCCCCGCGGAGCGCAAGCGGTTCATGGCGCTGAAGAAGGATGTGCGGACGGTCGCCTCCGACCAGGTGCGGCGGCTGGAGGCCGCGATGGTGGCGCAGCGTTCCTGGACGACGGCGGAGTTCCGTGAGCTGTTCCTCCGCCACCCGCTGCTCTGGCACCTCGTGCGCCGGCTGGTGTGGCTGAGCGAGACCGACGGGGTGACCACCGCGTTCCGGGTGGCGGAGGACCGTACGTTCGCGAATGCCGAGGACGACCCCTTCGAGCCGGCCGACGGCGCGGCGGTACGGATCGCGCACCCGATGGCGCTGGGTGAGGAGCTCGACGACTGGTCCGAGGTGTTCGCGGACTACGAGATCCTGCAGCCGTTCCCGCAGTTGGGGCGCGCCGTGTTCCGTCTGGCGGACGAAGACGCACATGGCTACCGGCTGACCCGGTTCGAGGGGCTCAAGGTGCCGACGGGCAAGGTGCTCGGGCTGGAGCGGCGCGGCTGGGAGCGGGGTGTGCCGCAGGACGCCGGGGTCGAGCGGTGGATCTCCAAGCAGCTCGCCGACAACGTCTGCCTGGTGATCGCGCTGGACAGCGGCATCGCGGTCGGGGTCGTCGACATGTTCCCGGACCAGACCCTCGAAACGGTGTGGCTGGACGATCAGCCCAACGACCATTATCCGTTGCGCACCTATCCGCTGCGGTTCGCCGATCTCGACCCGGTGACCGTCTCCGAGCTGCTGGCCGATCTGACGGAGCTGACCGAGGGCGTCGCGTCATGA
- a CDS encoding ATP-binding protein codes for MSVRGTDAEPVPEGQAGGLSVGVEAGPSVQRPPAEVRYAQELAALRSDDRDPRPPGWELSLRAARRFVIGDMDAGISRKFVGNPSLVDRALVTLATSRGLMLVGEPGTAKSLLSELIAAAVSGDSTLTVQGGAATTEDQIKYGWNYALLVAEGPSTRSLVPAPMLRGMAEGRLVRFEEITRCPLEVQDSLLSLLSERVVAIPELTGPDGMVFARQGFNVIATANTRDRGVNEMSAALKRRFNFETVFPIPDLDTELALVEAEVSTLLRRSGVEPPPDRDVLEVLVGTFRELRAGGGSGGPDGSGAGPDRPSAVMSTAEAVSVAHAVGVRGWFLRGEPGSAADVVACLAGTAAKDSPEDLARLRRYLEQQVPRRRGPQWQALYDARHLLAD; via the coding sequence ATGAGCGTACGGGGGACGGATGCGGAGCCGGTGCCGGAAGGCCAGGCCGGCGGGCTGTCGGTCGGTGTGGAGGCCGGGCCGTCCGTGCAACGGCCCCCGGCCGAGGTCCGGTACGCCCAGGAGCTGGCCGCGCTGCGCTCCGACGACCGCGATCCGCGGCCGCCGGGCTGGGAGTTGAGTCTGCGGGCGGCGCGCAGGTTCGTCATCGGTGACATGGACGCGGGCATCAGCCGGAAGTTCGTCGGCAATCCGTCGCTCGTCGACCGGGCGCTGGTGACCCTGGCGACGAGCCGCGGGCTGATGCTGGTGGGCGAGCCGGGCACCGCCAAGTCGCTGCTGTCCGAGCTGATCGCGGCGGCGGTCAGCGGGGACTCCACGCTGACGGTGCAGGGTGGCGCGGCCACCACGGAGGACCAGATCAAGTACGGCTGGAACTACGCGCTGCTGGTCGCCGAGGGACCGTCGACACGGTCGCTCGTCCCGGCGCCGATGCTGCGCGGGATGGCGGAGGGCCGGCTCGTACGGTTCGAGGAGATCACCCGCTGCCCGCTGGAGGTGCAGGACTCGCTGCTCTCGCTGCTGTCCGAGCGGGTGGTGGCGATCCCCGAGCTGACCGGTCCTGACGGCATGGTCTTCGCCCGGCAGGGCTTCAATGTGATCGCGACGGCCAACACCCGGGACCGGGGCGTCAATGAGATGAGCGCGGCGCTCAAGCGGCGGTTCAACTTCGAGACGGTGTTCCCGATCCCGGACCTGGACACGGAGCTGGCGCTCGTCGAGGCCGAGGTGAGCACCCTGTTGCGGCGCTCGGGCGTGGAGCCGCCACCGGACCGGGACGTCCTGGAGGTCCTGGTCGGTACGTTCCGCGAGCTGCGCGCGGGTGGCGGGTCGGGCGGTCCGGACGGCTCGGGTGCGGGCCCGGACCGGCCCTCGGCCGTGATGAGTACGGCGGAGGCGGTCTCGGTCGCCCATGCCGTCGGCGTGCGCGGCTGGTTCCTGCGCGGCGAGCCGGGCAGCGCGGCCGATGTGGTGGCGTGTCTGGCCGGCACGGCTGCCAAGGACAGCCCGGAGGACCTGGCCCGGCTGCGCCGCTACCTGGAGCAGCAGGTGCCGCGCCGCCGCGGCCCGCAGTGGCAGGCCCTGTACGACGCACGTCATCTGCTTGCCGACTGA
- a CDS encoding DUF5682 family protein has protein sequence MPAVFLGVRHHSPACARLVERTIEELRPAHVLVEGPAEMNARLDELLLGHELPVAVFSHYRDGHRAATSWAPLCDYSPEWVALRAGRAAGAEVRFIDLPAWHPAFAERANRYADAEVRYAEATERLCRHFAVDSSDALWDRLFEVEPDDGLAARLDAYFALVRGDAEADAGDRAREAYMAAWVRRAVAAAGERPVLVVTGGFHQPALRALAGVRGTDGIVAPSGEAVGAVGAAGELPFGGGGDGWALGADGWPQVPAPPAEARAGSFLVPYSFRQLDAFAGYQSGMPSPGYYQQVWEAGPEAAADGLLRTVVERLRARKFPVSTADLIAARSLAQGLTALRGHPRPARIDVLDGLAGALITDDLDRPLPWTSRGTLSTGSHPAVVEMVAACSGDRTGRLHPATPAPPLVHDVAAQLARLGLDGGHGSSYRLDLTDATDLERSRVLHRLRVLGIPGHGRTAGPEHGIDPVFTERWEPRPSPGREAALVEAGAYGAGLAEAAAAALTERTHDAEAGADAPAGVLFDAVLCGVGTLSEQLLAELAARVGELKTPGPLGDVLATALGLWRHDRVYGVARGPLLGAVIDGATGRLLWLLEGARGASGVDFPRLRAVVAVRDAVLHAPELLAASRATVAGIAQRISRDPDAPIDLRGAAFGLHRALGAVPGTSTDPAEAVRTVAAAGPDALGDWLAGLFALARDEVTGAVESGGGDGGATESLVDVLDSLVCALPDGDFLSGLPALRQAFAFFPPRERERIAGKLLERRGVRGSARSLLRTTADPLLIARAGALEENVSRVLSRYGLGAAS, from the coding sequence ATGCCCGCCGTGTTCCTGGGGGTGCGCCACCACTCCCCCGCCTGCGCCCGGCTCGTCGAGCGGACCATCGAGGAACTGCGCCCCGCCCATGTGCTGGTGGAGGGCCCGGCCGAGATGAACGCCCGGCTGGACGAGCTGCTGCTCGGGCACGAGCTGCCGGTCGCGGTGTTCAGCCACTACCGCGACGGGCATCGGGCCGCGACGTCCTGGGCGCCGCTGTGCGACTACTCGCCGGAGTGGGTCGCGCTGCGGGCGGGCCGGGCGGCCGGGGCCGAGGTCCGCTTCATCGATCTGCCGGCCTGGCATCCGGCGTTCGCCGAGCGCGCCAACCGGTACGCCGACGCGGAGGTCCGGTACGCAGAGGCCACCGAGCGGCTCTGCCGGCACTTCGCGGTGGACTCCTCGGACGCGCTCTGGGACCGGTTGTTCGAGGTGGAGCCGGACGACGGTCTCGCCGCACGTCTCGACGCGTACTTCGCGCTGGTGCGCGGGGACGCGGAGGCCGATGCGGGTGACCGGGCACGCGAGGCCTATATGGCGGCGTGGGTGCGGAGGGCGGTGGCTGCGGCCGGGGAACGGCCGGTGCTGGTGGTGACCGGTGGCTTCCACCAGCCGGCGCTGCGCGCGCTCGCCGGGGTCCGTGGCACCGACGGGATCGTTGCCCCCTCTGGCGAGGCTGTCGGTGCCGTCGGCGCTGCCGGCGAACTTCCTTTCGGCGGCGGTGGGGACGGTTGGGCACTCGGGGCTGACGGGTGGCCGCAGGTGCCCGCTCCTCCGGCGGAGGCACGGGCGGGGAGTTTCCTCGTGCCGTACTCGTTCCGCCAGTTGGACGCGTTCGCCGGGTACCAGTCGGGCATGCCGTCGCCCGGCTACTACCAGCAGGTGTGGGAAGCGGGCCCCGAGGCCGCGGCGGACGGGCTGCTGCGGACGGTCGTCGAGAGGCTGCGGGCCCGGAAGTTCCCGGTGTCCACCGCCGATCTGATCGCGGCACGCAGTCTGGCCCAGGGGCTCACCGCGCTGCGCGGCCATCCGCGTCCTGCCAGGATCGATGTGCTGGACGGTCTCGCGGGTGCCCTGATCACGGACGACCTGGACCGCCCGCTGCCGTGGACGAGCCGGGGTACGTTGTCGACGGGCAGCCATCCCGCGGTCGTCGAGATGGTGGCGGCCTGCAGCGGCGACCGCACCGGGCGGCTGCATCCCGCGACCCCGGCGCCGCCGCTCGTACACGATGTGGCGGCGCAGCTCGCCCGGCTGGGGCTCGACGGCGGTCACGGCTCCTCGTACCGCCTCGACCTCACCGACGCCACCGATCTGGAGCGCAGCCGGGTGCTGCACCGGCTGCGGGTGCTGGGGATCCCCGGTCACGGGCGGACCGCCGGTCCCGAGCACGGCATCGACCCGGTGTTCACCGAGCGCTGGGAGCCACGGCCGTCGCCGGGGCGCGAGGCCGCGCTGGTCGAGGCGGGAGCGTACGGGGCGGGACTGGCGGAGGCGGCAGCGGCCGCGCTCACCGAGCGGACACATGACGCGGAGGCCGGGGCCGACGCGCCGGCCGGGGTGCTGTTCGACGCCGTGCTGTGCGGGGTGGGCACCCTCTCGGAGCAACTGCTCGCCGAACTGGCTGCGCGCGTCGGTGAGCTGAAGACGCCGGGGCCGCTCGGCGACGTGCTCGCCACGGCTCTGGGCCTGTGGCGGCACGACCGCGTGTACGGGGTGGCGCGCGGCCCCTTGCTCGGCGCCGTGATCGACGGGGCGACGGGACGGCTGCTGTGGCTCCTGGAGGGCGCGCGCGGTGCGTCGGGGGTGGACTTCCCCCGGTTGCGGGCCGTGGTCGCCGTGCGGGATGCGGTGCTGCACGCGCCGGAGTTGCTTGCGGCGTCGCGGGCGACAGTCGCCGGGATCGCCCAGCGGATCAGCCGTGACCCGGACGCCCCGATCGATCTTCGGGGAGCCGCATTCGGCCTGCACCGGGCGCTGGGAGCGGTGCCGGGGACATCGACGGATCCGGCCGAGGCGGTGCGTACGGTGGCGGCGGCCGGCCCGGATGCGCTCGGCGACTGGCTGGCCGGGCTGTTCGCGCTCGCCCGTGACGAGGTGACGGGTGCGGTGGAGAGCGGTGGTGGAGACGGCGGCGCCACGGAGTCGCTGGTCGATGTGCTGGACAGCCTGGTCTGTGCGCTGCCCGACGGCGACTTCCTGTCGGGTCTGCCCGCGCTGCGCCAGGCCTTCGCGTTCTTCCCACCACGTGAACGCGAGCGGATCGCCGGAAAGTTGCTGGAGCGGCGCGGGGTGCGCGGCTCGGCGCGCAGTCTGCTGCGGACCACCGCGGACCCGCTGCTGATCGCCCGCGCCGGCGCCCTGGAGGAGAACGTGTCCCGCGTGCTGTCCCGTTACGGCCTGGGAGCCGCATCATGA
- a CDS encoding VWA domain-containing protein — MTTTPEPTTPDAGLERWRLILGAAAERHTGPLGQGHAAQDAALDWLYGRDPDLARRGVRRSGTSTRRTGGDGPSPVTAIDWLDDIHRLFPKETIERLERDAVERYGIQEIVTDPAVLERVEPSPTLLRAVLRTKHLMNPQVLRLARRIVASVVKELLAKLQPEVRRAFHGTRSRKPSQVPLARDFDFRQTVRANLAHYQPAERRLLIERAHFHSRTQRHLTQWQLILLVDQSGSMAGSVIHSAVTAACLWGLPGLKTHLVAFDSNVVDLTSEVSDPVELLMRVQLGGGTDIARAVQYGADLVENPRRTIVALITDFYEGGDSYRLLRTVRGLVQQGSTVLGLAALDEEANPDYDRELAGRLAEAGAHIGAMTPGRLAEFVAERLGR; from the coding sequence ATGACCACGACACCCGAACCGACCACGCCCGACGCCGGGCTGGAGCGCTGGCGGCTGATCCTCGGCGCCGCCGCCGAACGGCACACCGGACCGCTGGGGCAGGGCCACGCCGCGCAGGATGCGGCGCTCGACTGGCTCTACGGCCGTGACCCCGACCTCGCCAGGCGCGGGGTGCGCCGCTCGGGGACGAGCACCCGTCGCACCGGTGGGGACGGGCCTTCGCCGGTGACCGCGATCGACTGGCTCGACGACATCCACCGGCTCTTCCCGAAGGAGACCATCGAGCGACTGGAGCGGGACGCCGTCGAGCGGTACGGCATCCAGGAGATCGTCACCGACCCGGCGGTTCTGGAGCGGGTCGAGCCGAGCCCCACACTGCTGCGGGCCGTGCTGCGCACCAAGCACCTGATGAACCCGCAAGTGCTGCGGCTTGCCAGGCGCATCGTCGCGTCGGTGGTCAAGGAGCTCCTGGCCAAGCTGCAGCCGGAGGTCCGCCGGGCGTTCCACGGCACCCGCTCCCGCAAGCCGAGCCAGGTGCCCCTGGCGAGGGACTTCGACTTCCGGCAGACCGTACGGGCCAACCTCGCCCACTACCAGCCGGCGGAGCGGCGACTCCTGATCGAGCGGGCGCACTTCCACTCCCGCACCCAACGCCACCTCACTCAGTGGCAGTTGATCCTGCTGGTCGACCAGTCGGGTTCGATGGCAGGTTCGGTGATCCACTCCGCGGTGACGGCCGCCTGCCTGTGGGGGCTGCCGGGCCTCAAGACGCACCTCGTCGCCTTCGACAGCAATGTGGTGGACCTGACCTCCGAGGTGTCGGACCCGGTGGAGTTGCTGATGCGGGTCCAGCTCGGCGGCGGCACGGACATCGCGCGGGCCGTGCAGTACGGCGCGGATCTGGTGGAGAACCCTCGCCGCACGATCGTCGCGCTGATCACCGACTTCTACGAGGGCGGCGACTCCTACCGGCTGCTGCGCACGGTGCGCGGGCTGGTGCAGCAGGGCAGCACGGTGCTCGGTCTGGCCGCTCTGGACGAGGAAGCGAACCCCGACTACGACCGCGAGCTGGCCGGTCGGCTCGCCGAGGCGGGGGCACACATCGGGGCGATGACACCGGGCCGGCTCGCCGAATTCGTCGCCGAGAGGCTGGGCCGATGA
- a CDS encoding 6-phospho-beta-glucosidase → MKLTILGGGGFRVPLVYGALLADHAEGRVTAVTLYDTDADRLTAVARVLADQAEGVPDAPTVLATTELDEALRGADFVFSAIRVGGLEGRAADERVALDEGVLGQETVGAGGIAYGLRTVPVADALARRIARLAPHAWVINFTNPAGLVTEAMSRHLGDRVIGICDSPVGLGRRIARTLGADPDRAWIDYVGLNHLGWVRGLHIDGRDELPRLLADPELLGSFEEGKLFGTDWLRSLGAIPNEYLHYYYFNREAVRAYQDAEQTRGAFLRDQQEGFYARMKDPATAALPTWDRTRAEREATYMSENREVAGAGERDESDLESGGYEQVALALMRAVARNERTSLILNVRNRTTLSVLDVDAVIEVPCLVDANGAHPVTVDPLPYHAVGLVTAVKAVERAVLDAAATGSRATAVQAFALHPLVDSVSVARRLVDGYTKAHPGLAYLNRA, encoded by the coding sequence GTGAAGCTGACAATTCTGGGCGGCGGCGGATTCCGGGTCCCCCTGGTGTACGGGGCGCTGCTCGCCGACCACGCCGAAGGCCGCGTCACCGCCGTCACCCTCTACGACACCGACGCCGACCGGCTCACCGCCGTCGCCCGTGTCCTCGCCGATCAGGCCGAGGGGGTGCCGGACGCACCCACCGTTCTCGCCACCACCGAGCTCGACGAGGCACTGCGGGGCGCCGACTTCGTCTTCTCCGCCATCCGTGTCGGCGGCCTCGAAGGCCGTGCCGCCGACGAACGGGTCGCCCTCGACGAAGGCGTGCTCGGTCAGGAGACAGTCGGCGCGGGCGGCATCGCGTACGGGCTGCGCACCGTCCCCGTCGCGGACGCTCTCGCCCGCCGCATCGCCCGGCTCGCCCCGCACGCCTGGGTCATCAACTTCACCAACCCGGCAGGTCTGGTCACCGAAGCCATGTCCCGCCACCTCGGCGACCGGGTCATCGGCATCTGCGACTCGCCGGTGGGCCTCGGCCGCCGTATCGCCCGGACCCTGGGCGCGGACCCCGACCGCGCCTGGATCGACTACGTCGGCCTCAACCACCTGGGCTGGGTCCGCGGGCTGCACATCGACGGCCGCGACGAACTGCCGCGCCTGCTCGCCGACCCGGAGTTGCTGGGCTCGTTCGAGGAGGGCAAGCTCTTCGGCACCGACTGGCTGCGTTCACTCGGTGCGATCCCCAACGAGTACCTGCACTACTACTACTTCAACCGGGAAGCCGTCCGCGCCTACCAGGACGCCGAGCAGACCCGCGGCGCCTTCCTCCGCGACCAGCAGGAGGGCTTCTACGCCCGGATGAAGGACCCGGCCACCGCCGCCCTGCCGACCTGGGACCGCACCCGCGCCGAACGCGAGGCCACCTACATGTCGGAGAACAGGGAGGTCGCCGGGGCCGGCGAGCGGGACGAGAGCGATCTGGAGTCCGGCGGGTACGAACAGGTCGCCCTGGCCCTCATGCGGGCCGTCGCGCGTAACGAGCGGACCTCCCTCATCCTCAACGTCCGCAACCGCACCACGCTGTCCGTGCTCGACGTGGACGCCGTCATCGAGGTGCCCTGCCTCGTCGACGCCAACGGCGCCCACCCCGTGACCGTCGACCCCCTTCCGTATCACGCCGTCGGCCTGGTCACGGCGGTCAAAGCCGTCGAGCGCGCGGTCCTCGACGCGGCGGCAACCGGCTCACGCGCCACCGCCGTACAGGCCTTCGCACTGCACCCCCTCGTCGACTCGGTCTCGGTCGCCCGCCGACTCGTCGACGGATATACGAAGGCTCATCCCGGACTCGCCTATCTGAACCGGGCCTGA